Part of the Acidobacteriota bacterium genome is shown below.
CGGAACAACACCTCCCGCCGCCTGTTTCTCGTCTCGAGCGCCCTGGTCCACCAACCGAGCCACCGCCAGCCGGGCCACCTGGCGGAAAACGCCCTGCCCCGCCGGCCGCCGAGCCGTCCCGTCGCTCGCCGCTGGCGGCGGATCGAAGAAGCGCTCGTCGAAGCGGCAGGGTCGCAGGCTGAAGTGACCGTCCTCCGCCCCACCCCGATCCCCCTGCGAAAGGGCGAAGACCTGTTCAGCCGACTCCTCGGCGGCTCCTTTTCCGCCGTGCCGGCGGGCTTCGATCCGCCCCTGCAGCTCCTATCCCTGGAGGATCTGATCGCGGCAATTCGCGCCGCCCTCGCCGGCGAATGGCCCACCGGCACCTGGCACCTGGCGCCGAACGGCGTGATCCCCCTGCGCAAAGCGCTGCGCCAGGCGGGCGTCCGGCCGCTACCGCTCCCGGCCTTCGTTCTGCGCGCGGTCTGCCGCCTGCGCGGCGAAGCGCCGGACGCGGTGGAGGCCCTGCGGTACCCCTTCACCGTCAGCGACGCGGCCCGGCGGGGCGCGATGGCCGGAAGCGCTCCCCCGGCCACCCTCGACCGACCAGTCCACGAGCTGGAGTACGACCCGTTCAGCCTCGACCGCGCCTACATCGACCGCCTCGGCCGCACCCTTTTCCGTTTTCTGCACAACCGCTGGTGGCGCATCGAGTGGCGCGGCCTGGAGCACATCCCGCGCCAGGGCGCCGCCGTGCTGGTCGGCAACCACCGCGGCCATCAACCGTGGGACGGGGTGATGATCCTCCACCGCCTGGCCCGCGACCTCGGCCGTTATCCGCGCTTCCTGATCCACCCGGCGCTGGTCAAGTTCCCCCACCTGGCTCCCTACATGAGCCGCTGCGGCGGCGTCCACGCGTGCCGCGAAAACGGCGACTGGGCGCTCTCCCAAAAGGAGCTGCTGGCGGTGTTTCCGGAGGGCATCCGCGGCGCCTTTCGCAGCTACCGGAAAGCTCACAAGTTGGCGAGATTTCGGCCCGACTACGTGCGCTTCGCCCTGCGCCACCGGGTACCGATCATCCCCATCACCATCGTCGGCAGCGCCGAGATCTTTCCCATCCTCGGCAAACTCGACTGGACGTGGTGGAAGCGCCTGAGCGAATGGCCCACCCTGCCGGTCACACCGACCCTTTCGCTCCTGCCGCTGCCCTCGAAGTGGCACATCGAAGTGCTGGAGCCGATCGACCTGGCGAGCGAGTACGGTCCCGAGGCGGCCGACGACCCCGGCACCTATCGCGCGATCAACACCCGGGTGCGCCAGCGTATGGCCGACCATCTACAATCGCTCTACCGGAGACGGCCCGGCATCTTCCGCGGCAAGATCTTCCCCAACGAACCGAGCCCCGTCCTCGGAGACCCGACATGACGCCGAGACTCACCCTCAGCCCACTCGGGCTCGCCCTCGCCGCCCTGACCCTGGCCTGCAGCAGTCCATCGAGCGAGATCGCCGAGGGCGCCCCGCTTCCGACCTTCGCCCTAGAAGATCTCACCGGAGAGCGAGTCCGCTCCCAGGA
Proteins encoded:
- a CDS encoding 1-acyl-sn-glycerol-3-phosphate acyltransferase; this translates as MSTVAAVRDDSPRRLLLAHAGDALGDALAEALARPPDGAAPTYEVECLDAAEPAGGAALLVLPDRTTPRRLAEGLSDSDRVLLDQLRYWSRNNTSRRLFLVSSALVHQPSHRQPGHLAENALPRRPPSRPVARRWRRIEEALVEAAGSQAEVTVLRPTPIPLRKGEDLFSRLLGGSFSAVPAGFDPPLQLLSLEDLIAAIRAALAGEWPTGTWHLAPNGVIPLRKALRQAGVRPLPLPAFVLRAVCRLRGEAPDAVEALRYPFTVSDAARRGAMAGSAPPATLDRPVHELEYDPFSLDRAYIDRLGRTLFRFLHNRWWRIEWRGLEHIPRQGAAVLVGNHRGHQPWDGVMILHRLARDLGRYPRFLIHPALVKFPHLAPYMSRCGGVHACRENGDWALSQKELLAVFPEGIRGAFRSYRKAHKLARFRPDYVRFALRHRVPIIPITIVGSAEIFPILGKLDWTWWKRLSEWPTLPVTPTLSLLPLPSKWHIEVLEPIDLASEYGPEAADDPGTYRAINTRVRQRMADHLQSLYRRRPGIFRGKIFPNEPSPVLGDPT